From the genome of Clavelina lepadiformis chromosome 2, kaClaLepa1.1, whole genome shotgun sequence:
AGCTCGCTATGGtattaaagaaaatgcaaattttagtttaCCATTTTCCGAAGGAGcttcaaattttttgatttgagatgataattgtttgtttataggGACCCAGAACGTAGAGTACCGCGACAAGCAGCCTAGCCTTACTCGAACCAACATCGTGTCGACGATCTTTGCTGGTCTTATCGCTATTCTGAACGTCATTGTCCTACAAATAATGGGTGACGCAGGGGTATATCCTATGTATTCTGTACCCAACTGGAACAGAACAACCTAAGGGTTTTGTTGCATTCGTCTACAGCCTGCCTGACAATATAGATTTCCTTCGCTAGAAACTGTTCCATATCAGTAAAAAGATCTAAAGAAATTCGGTTAATGTTCTCTTAATACTGCAACATTATCATAtaagttttaaagaaaatgaacTAAAGTTATTATATTCTTTTATTTGCTAATAACAGATAAACAGCAAGTGCATGAGTCTGTTAAACAGAATAAAATATCGCCGATAGAAAAATTGTATTGTCTCAAAAATCCCAGTGTAAATCTATGCAGAAAACGAGTATGCTACAATATAGTATTAAACCCTCGCGAGCTTTTTAgataaaagaatttttaaatgaaagaaatatGTTATAACTTTATTGTTGCATAATGTAGCGCTATCATCACGCGTATTGGTATGAGTGTCTGGCGCATGAGTGGCGATTCGTTCCTTTCCGAAACCAACAACAAACACCACGATTAAGGATTTTGACTATAGtgcagggctactcaactggcgGACCGCGGTCCGAATGCGGACCTTTTCAGTGTTGAATGCGGACCTTATCTGTCTCAGTATTTacgcaaatgaaatcgttcatcattagttttgttattcctgcttattcaattaatcagcGAATGTGTAAGTGGTAACTCAAACTAGTCTTCTAGCGGTTTTTGTTAATAGGTCGTTTGTCAATCGGGGCAGCCGGCGTTTTGCGCAATCTTTTGTTGATAATGATAAAACGATGTTTAtacaagtttaataaaaaaccACTAAGGAGATTTAGCCTTCGACAGCGCTGTGTTCGACAACAGCTGTGTTCGACAACAGTGTTTAAATCTGTTTGTTCTGGGTAAAGCCCATCATCAGCAAGCCGCTAATTGCAACCCATAAAGAAActttatgaagtcacaatGATATTTCTGACTTCATAAAGGACAccagttttttaacaaaaccaaatccATTATCGATGATTTGcaagaacaaaaaaacagcagacaatagcacaattttaaacaaatcaaacaagCCTTGTTGATGTTACAATCCACAGCTGCAAGTCAGCGTTTTCAACATGAACTTCGCATCTGTATGACCAATGAAAACCTTCGCCACTGCCTTCGACTCGTTCTCGCTACTTCAGAACCAAGATTTAAAGAACTAGCGAGAAATAAGAAATGCCAATTCTCCCACTAGCTGTGACGATcagaacaataaataaatttttcttattGCTTTTGCCAATATCGCTTTACCGGATTTTgtatataccgtattttatGTGTTGCGTTAAAAAGGTCcagacattttaaaattaaattaatacccatccagagaattatattattttatataccgtattttaatacatttgtagGACTGCAATTATTTCATGAGAGTTATAACGGacctaagcaaattttgaacttttgtaactggacctttgctaaaaatagttgagtagccctgctATAGTGTATAGAGCGGTTGATCTGaagaagaaaaatgaaaaaaattggtttgaataaaatttctgCTTTTTCTCGGTTGGAATAGGCTATCGAACGAATGTTAATGAAAACAACACGTAACACATTTAGCCATGCAAATTTTCGAGAAGCAACTGCAGTGGCTAACCTTACCCCTTCTCAGTCTCCAAAGCAACTCGCCTTGAAACTCCATTAAACAAAGATGACTGCCTTAGAAGTAGCCCAAAAAATAGCAATACTAGACTTAACAATGAAagtgtgatgcaacaatgagccaaaataaaaattcttagCTACGCCAATTTCTAAAATACAGTACAATGAATGTATGGCTATCACGCGGCCCACTAAAATTTGTTCTAAGGCCAACAGTTTGCCGACCACTGTACTAAACGAAAATTTTGCCTCACATCTTGTTTTTAGACTGTTGAAAATTTCCTTCATTAAGGCTGCATTATTTTAAATGACCAACATGTTCAAAAGACGTACTTATGGACAAATGTTAGCTTTCGGAAATCATAAACTTGCCATGAGCGGGCCCTGAAAATGACGTTGCTTTCTGCAACTTTTTTCCTATACCGAATCAACCTTTGTACTGTACAAGAATAATGTGGAAATTGCAAGAAATGTTATAATCTTTTTAGAATTTATGTAAAGTACAGGACGAAACgcacaaaaattaattacgCAAAATAACGTGGCGGTAAGTTTAAAAGCGAGGtggtattaaaaatgtaaGCGAAATCAAACAGATGGCGATAAATATGTAAGCTAAAAACGGATGATCTATGAGAGAAAATGCAACTGTAAACACGTTGGCAAAATACAGCcttaaaatacaattaaaaaagtaatcAAAAACGGGAATAGGCTGATAAATTGCCCTGGCTTATGCCAATAGGTTTGGAAATAACAGTAGAGCAAGCCCGCTATAAGTAAGCATGTACAGATGATATACAGTCAGTGGAGAATGCTTGTTTTTAAGTTGGCGAGCGTGTGCATTTCAACAAGTTTAAGCCATTGCCATTGGGTATGGATGGAGCAGACGTGGatcaaagaaaatttgtcataaataGCGGAGCATCGGTGATTACTGCATTCACTAGCACGCGCTTGTTAACATGAGCGATGTAGTTTTTTTTGATGGTCAAAACTTTAGAAACACGATTTCTTGATGAAGTCACAATGGACAAAATAATGAGGAATTGCACAAACATttgagcaaaataaaaaaaatcgaaTCGATTTTCTGTAAACAATTCGCGATTTTATAAATACGTAAATGCagaaaatgtgaaaatgtCGCCGTTAATCGGTAAAAAGGATTTTCAAGCTTAATACTGAACAAGGCCAAATCCTTCATAACCCCGATATACCATGGCAACAGAAAATGACCTCAGCATTACTACAGTACACCGGTGGTGAAGACGCAACGTGGCTACATGATTTAATCAGCCAGTTCTGCACCCCAAGCTCTTTCACGGAACAAAACTTTCCCTTTAGCAATAACACAGCTGTTCTGCATAATTGTGTCGTGTGCAAACATGTCATACATGGATTACGAAAGGCGTGATCTCCCTTGACCGGCAGCTATCAGTCCATGTTGTCCAACAATCATTCGATTAGTTCATGTTGGCGAAGGTGGTTGGGTTAGTTGCATCAGATAGGAAGATGTCGTGTTTGATGTAGTTGGTCCCGTCGTCCATAATAACGTCCTCGTACTgcgtaaaaaaataaacttaccgtTAGAGTTGGCGAAATGTTAACGAATGTGTTACAGTTGCGACAATGAACCGGAATAGGCTTCTAAAGAATGCAGCCAAACATTGAAATTGGCATCAATATATGATGGGAAAGTACTCACATTTGCATTATCAGATTGTAACAGCGCACTGAAACCGCCCTCCTGGATATCGGTACTGGTTGGCTCATTGAAAGTGAACTGGGATAAATCCATGTCCATTAAACCTAATataatgtaattttaaatcTCATGATCGAAATTAAATGATCATATTGTGGATATTCATacgaaatgaaaaataaaataacaaaatttcgCAAGAGTCAAATGAATGTAGTTACAAGTCGTTTGAGTAACAAAACGGCATCGCaattacagtaaaacaaaACTGACAAATAGGTTATAATAAGATTAAGTAAAGCACCAAATTAAGATAGCGAACAAAGTACGCGTTCACCTTGCGTACCTAAGACATTTTGATCAGTGCTAGTTTGGGGAACGTTAGCTACTGCTTGAGGAGAGGTGGTGCTTGAGTGCGGCGAATAAGCAAGCTGATTATAAGATGGATTGGGCGACAAGTGATGTTGTTGTTCGCCTAACACGTTACCCTCGACGGTCAGTAACTGGAGGGTAAAACACAATGAAATTAGTTGCACAACGGCATATGAAACATGTACAGTTGTGTGCTTTTTGTACAGTGTACATTGTACACAGACGATTGAAATTCGCACGTAAGAAGTAAATAGCAGCTATTACAATATTCTAATTAATGTCCACATGGGAATTATTGAATGGAGCTAAGAATGGTTAGTATAACGCTTCGGCTTTATTACACTGTTTAGTTAGCTTAGTGCTTAGAAAATGTATTCCAGCCCAAAAGAATGAGTCATAGCTAAAAACTCGACCACAGAAACGGTCAGGCTAATTAGAGGAAATAGCGCAATGAAATGATAGAGCAATAGAGCACGTGAGtgtagaactttttgaaaatatttaataacatCTAACCACGGGAACGTGTGCAAAACTACTTTGTTAGTAAAGGCggagaaaaaatgcaaacatttaTACACTTATTCCATCGCTTGAGCCTTCTTTCAGATATATATTTGCTTTACAATGTCATGCATAGCTTCGTTTCATTCTACTTTGCTCTAAATGCAAAGGTGAAACATACCTGGGGCGACTGATATTGCTGATGGGCAACCTGCTGCGTCATCAAATTACTTGAAGTTGGAGTATCTGACTGCATGCCTCCTTGTTGCTGAGTCACCATCACAACGGAGGAAGTAACGCTGGGTGGGGAAATAGGATTGGAGGGGAAATTTGATAGCTGAATTTCTTCTTCTGTTGATAATTGTAGAGGatttatttacacaaaaacTTGCGATAAAATTAGTTCTTTATTGAAACAGCGTCATTATCTTTTGCATGAAAAAGATATATTACAATATTTTAtcacttcttttttcttttttggaaCATTGATAAACAATCGAAAACTTTTACCGCacaaaagttaacaaataCAGGGCTATTCTGGtatttgaattattatttttattttagtgcACCCTTAAAGATTGAGAAACTGACCAGTGGTGAAGGAGGTGGCATCGACGGTGGTTGAATTGTTGAAGATTGTGTTCACCATCTGCTGCTTATCGGATGAGTCGTTCGGCAGGTTGACACCATTTTGATGTAAGGTTGTTTCTAATTCCTACAAGTATATTCGGAAATTGTGATAAATAGCAAAGAGTTATTTTATTCATAGAAATACATATCAAAAATCATTTCTATACAAAAGATAATGTAAAAGAGATTGAAAAAGTGTAGCAAATGATAACGAAAAAATAGCTACTGTAGTTAATTTAATGCAGCTTCGCACCTGTACTCttaaaagaagttttttgttGATGGCTTCCATCTGTTTATTTCGAATTTCAATCTGTTTATAACGCGTCTGTTCTTGTTGAAATGCTAGAATGTAATCAACAGCCGCCTTCAAGATTGAGCCTTTGTTCCACCTAACGTCCCTACACAAGCAAGGCAGAATGATAAACCATTTACACCAATACGTTTCCTGTTATTTTCGAGCAAGCAAGCTTGTACGTACACAGGCTTCTCGTACAAAATAGATAGCAAATGCCAATTAAGTTTACGTGGCTGCATCCGTGATGTCTGAGGTTATTCCCAGCAAACAACTAAAGCGCACAGGAACGGGAAGTTACTTACGGGTCGATTGATTTCGGCACCAACTGACCAAGCTCTTTTATTCTGTCGTTGATGTTGTAACGTCTCCTTCTTTCGACTAATAAAAAGATGACgcgtaaataaaacaaatgttttcaagttTCAACTGTTATGTATTGCGCtatcaacatttttcaagaCAAAGTCACAGGGTTCGTACTGAAAATCTTCCTTCGTACAAACAACCGCATTTTAACGAAGCACATTACTATTTACTAACTTATATTGTGGTTGTCTTTCTTTATGCGGTCTTTAGCGTAAAGTCGGAGGTCTTCTTCCGTGTACTCCGGCTTTATCACTGGACAGGATGAGGACGTTGTTTCGCGGATGATAACTGGCAATTTGGTGGAAGAATGTTGCGTAAAACGGTCCATCTCCGACGAGGAAATCGATGGAAGCTGAAcaggttttgtttaaaatacagtattaAAATAAACTCACTTATAACTAAcactttgttttaaattaattatttaaattagTATTTATTCCAATATCAGTTTATTACATACGAATCATAACTATACTAACACTTATATTACAAATAGTATTTATGAACAGAAAATATACCGTCGCGGCCGGTCTTTCAAATCTGGTTGGATCTTCATAACTCGATTCTAAACTAACAATGTCGTCGATGATGTCTGTTACCTGGaagcaaaaaagtaaaaataacaactccACCAACTTGTACGACCCTTAATCGcttttcgtttttatttttacctgaCCGTACTGCTGCAACGTATAATGCTGCCACCATGGCCGCCATTGGGAACATTCGTACTCGTACATCCAAGTCATTATTAAGTGATTAAAGCACGGCTAGCACTAACTACTTTGTGAAAATTTGCTTGAGGGAATACTACGGTAACCTGCGTGAAAGCTAACTTGTAAAAGAGGAAGAACCAAAGCTCGAGCAAAATTCGAACAGTTCAGCTCTACAGCAATTAGTTATCGTCCCGTGACTTGGTGTTTAActgtttattaataaaatcatataaaGTTGACAAGTGATGTCAGGGATTTTGATTAAACCTTAAAAATGGTGCAACAAGTTCCGACTACGACAATCTCTGCATCACGATTTCGACACCCAAGAACAATTGATGCAAGGTTGAACCCTCTATAGGGGTCTATTTATAGGAAAGTTTGAAACCAAATTATTGAATGAAAAGGACAAGCATATGAAAACTTCagaattaaatataaaatgatgCTTTTAAACAAGAGCAATTCTTGAGCAATTCAGAAGTCATATTCTACTTTCATTCTCcaaattcttttaattttcttaaaaaatcataaatttaCCTAATTTTGGAAAATACCTGCCTGTAATTTAAAACTGGGTTTTTACGTTCTCGTTTCGTTTGTTAAGTCAGGTAATGTATTAATCAACATGCTTATTACTTGTTCAAATtagataatttaaaaaaaactatccCACTTCCAAATTCGGCTTGGTTGAAATGCGCGCTGCTTTGCTCTTCATTACAATACTTCGCATTTTAAAGTATTGCGATCATGTCAAAATCTGGCATGCTCGAAAATTTCAGTAACTCACTTTTCTGGGAACAATACACTGCACAGCGCTTCCTTGTATCCTGACAAGTTTGCCCAGTTCGTGCATCTAAGGCGAAATGAGCTTCAAAGAAAACTGTTTACACATATGCTACCCTGATTACGTTGAAGAAGACAAAGGAGAGTACTTCCGTCTAGCTGATGGAATTCTTGCGCATTCTGAATGTCGAAAATAATATCTAATCATCGTCAATCGGCAGCGCTATTACGTATATCCAGTAAACACGTACGCCCCCATTCTTCCATCGCGGACATTCTTTTTTCCGTGCATCAGAGCATAATGATGGGGAAAGAGGCGGTTATCGGTGCACCGATTGTTCTACTGACGTGTGTCAcgctttattacgtcatagtgGAAAGTCGTCAACGACTAGACGATTACGGAATTTTTGTCACCTATTTAACCCGAatatcttgtttgttaacatCTTGGAATGATACGCGAAAAACAAGTTATGACCACACGCATGAGACCTTTGTACCGTAACTATAAGCCTGGCTTTCACTGTGTTCTCGCTTTCAAACAAAGCCTTTGATTTTCAATGccgaaaaagtaaaaacctTACTCCGAGAACCGCACATCCCGATATTATTATAACTGTCAATTAATTGATTTATCTAGTTACAACCTAAAAGCAACCTAATACGTCAAATCCAATtatgttatttcttttaatataTCATCACTGTTACGTCATGCAGTGGTTCTCCCAAACAAAGGCAAATATCCTACGGTGTAATGAACCCACACGCTAAGCTACACTAGCTAAGGACTACTTCTCATACACGAATTATTTAACAACACAAGCGGTCATTCTCCAGATTCTAAAAAGCATTTTGAAAAGGAAGAACGCGCCTTGCGTGTTGTGGGGAACGGAAGAACCCACGCATTTTCCGTGTGTTAATGCCTGTGGAAGAGGATTAAGTAATCGGTCAACTTATATGGCGGTTGTTGCTTAATAGACTCCTCATTGCAAAGGACACTCGGCCGTCCAGTGCTACAATTGCACAACTTATGAGTCATATGAGCCATCGTTGTAGGGTTAACACAATATGACGAATCAAAAACACTTAGATTTTAATGAGCGCAATCTCCATAGTCTGCATTCGCTAAGGATTGAAAATGGGTAACTTGTACAATGTGTCGCAATCTACATTGTGCTCGAAATAGTTTGGgttgtatttttaaactttataaaatgCACGATGCCTGTCACGACTTGTTTATTTGCCCGAGCTCAATTTCTAAGCCAACTTGCACTTATTAATTGTACATCGACTAGAATGAAATAGGCTGGGTTGAAATGAAATTGCCTTCACAGCAAATTTGAAAACTGTTGGCTGTGTAACTGGCATTGCCTAACTGCTTTTCTTCAATTGAACGCTGCTAACATCTACATCATTATCTACAAAGACCTATGAAGTCTTGCGACCGTCGCCGTCTTATAACCGGTCTGGGACGGGTTCTTCGACAGTTGGGCACGAGACGGTGCGTGACTGGTTCGCGTGGAAGCGAATTTAACGTCATTTTCGCTACAAGCACGCAAATTCAGAAGCTGCGCACGCGGCGATTCGCTACACATTAGTCACTTGCATGTAGTATGTGTTGTCAGGCGGAGTCACTATATAGACGGGGTGTTCTACGTAAAAGTTACGGGCTGAGGTCTATATTTGCAGCAATAAAGCGACGTGTGGTCTGACTAATACCCACACCAATGCATAATCGCGGCGCATTagtgttaaaatatttaaatataacttCAACGGTAAGAAGCAGAGACTGATACCTAGGGCAGTCTAAaagaaatataattaatctTCTGTACAAGCATGTCCAGAGCAAATCGGTACCTTCCATGAAGAGAACGTTTGCACGATTAAGCGCTGCCTTGCATATATTCAGGCCTTCGCCTGCCCTATAGGCTACTTATCCTCGAGTCCCGTCAGTAACCATTTTACTTCTGCGTTTCAGGTCGGAACACGATACTGAGCTAACATTGCATCAATCCGAACTTGATGAATCGCGCAAACGTGTGCAAAACGCCATGGAGAACAGTAAGGGCAGAATACAAAATTACCGCCCAGTCATGGCGACATgatgaaaactttaaacagGTATAAATAGAGCAATATGCTCGCCACTAAAACGAAACCTCTTAAGCCGTGCGCAGAACTGTAGTTCCTCTCAGCACTGGAcgacattttacaaaaatgtaacaacTGTGTAATTCGCACATCCAGGTTAAAAAAGTCCCGACTGAGTTTGAAAATGCTTACGTTATGCCATTTCAGTCGGTTACTGCAAAGTTTCCTTCAAAACCGTTAAAAGAAACGTGATTTCCCTTTCCATGAATATTGTGTACTTCCCGGTGGGAATTCATCCAATCATTGCCCATAAGTGGACAATTGAAGGAAAGACTGGCCACTGTTGCGCAACATGAAAAGTGgacaaatcaaaaaattgaTCTAAAGTGACCTAGTTATGACTCACCGAAGAATCTGTTGCTAAATTGTCTGCGGATGTCGAAATGTTGAGGCGAGCCAACGGACTTGCTGGCGTGCTTCCATGATAATCACCTAaaaaaaatagtttcaaaaagaaacataaaaaagaattaatttGGTATTGTGGGAATCATTTATCCTGTCGTTAACCTATGAGGTCAGCGGGTCAACTAAGAATAATTTGACTTCCTGCCAATTTCTCAATGTAACAAAATCGAGAAATTGGTGCTTAGAACAAAATCCTCCAATAAATACAAGTGGTCTTTTCAGCAATCACAACAGTGGGTGAAACGAAATGGTGTTTTGagtgaaaagtttttgtcataATACTTCTAAAATGTGTTATCTACATCGCCTGAAGTTGCAGACACTGCTTAAACAGTTGAACACAGTATGTACAAAAATTCACAAGTTACAATTCTGTTTTTCCATTTTACTGACAGGCGACTGCAGTTGCAAACAAAACAGACGTCCAGGAggacatttttcaaaaaaacttatcTCATTTATAATATCGAAAGAGTTGAAcatattttatcaattaaaacaatacagTAGTTTCTAATAGCGGCTACAGTGATTATTCACGTACCGCATTTACAGTTATactaagcaaaaaaaaagaacGTATAATGTGTTCTTTGTCGTTTCAAATGGTCATACGAAACTACTCACTCGTTCCGCCGGTGGGCGCGCTGGAAGGCGGAGCTAACATCTGTCTAGCGATGTATTTGGAACCATCGTGAGATTGACTCAGATATTCCTTGACTTGGTTTAACTGCGTCGCACGGACGTGATAGGCTGTAGGATTTTGCAGCTCAGTATCAACCTGTGATAACAAAAATAAGCGTTACGTAACGCACTTATTTGCGTAAGTGGCAACGTAAACTGCTTACGTATGTACTCAAGTACTAGTACCCTTTCATAGTCCAAGTTTTAGTACTAAATTATGGTAGTGAAAAAGCGATGTCACAAGTGTGACGTAACTATCAGGTGATTTAAAAGTGGGTCAGCAAGTAATCCTGAGCACCTCGTTTATTAACACGCAAATAATTATCCATAAGATATATTGTCAAAACCGTGAATTCAATGCCCAAGGAAATTTCAATgcagcaattattttttcccCAAGAAGCAAACATCGAGTCATGATAACAATCACATCATCTGTTACCGGTAATAACCAGTGAAAACTGTACAGCAAAAACACAAGTGACAGCAAGATCAAGAAAATTAgggtcaacaatttttttaacttgctACATAACAAGATTTAATACCATACTGGAATAGTTTGCCAAACACTTACAAAACTTGATTCAACACAAGCAGAAATGAAGCCAAACGCAACAAATATGTATAAACTTGCTAACCCTAACGTACTTCAGCTAAAGCCGATTGCGATTTAAGTGTGCCAGCTGCTAAACACAACGTTCCATGTCTAGATTGTGTTCAGccatttttctaaaaatgcCTGTCATGTTTGGGCGTTTTTGCATTAAGATATTATTACGACTGAGATATATACACTTTTAGCTGTCGAACAGGATACCATTGTGTGTTTTAATACCTTGCTTGCAGCAAGGCACCTAATAATAACCTGGCATCGATAGTAGCTTCCGTACACGATACTTTTCTTCAATTGATGATTGGATTCCGAAAGATTTTTGCACGATGTGTGAAGGACGTGTTTATTGGTGTTCATTCCACTGGCTGCAAGGTAGGTGTCATTGCCACCACACACATAACCCTGGCTTTCTTCTGACCATGGGTTATGTGGAGTTGCCTCATCAGGCGAGTAGCAAACTGGGTTGGGCCTATAATCAGAAGTCACGTGTTGCGTGGACCCATATGGGTGAACGCGGTAGGGGAACTCAGGTACTCTTTGACCTTGACCAGATGATTGCTTAACGCAGTGATTATACTTCGAAGAAATCTGCATGCTTGGCCAATCGACTAAATGAGCCGTCTCTGCCATTGGCCAACACGGACGGCAAAAGTTTGCactttgaaatttcttgtacGCAAAGAGATGAGTTTACAAGTTTATTTACATACTTTAGAGCAGCGTCTCTCAAAGTTAAGGGTGTCTTATACAGCCCTTGAAAGTACCCAATGGTTTTTTATGAAGATCTAAGAATTTAGAAAATGGAAAAACTGTTAACAATTTTAATATTCTACCCTTTTCAGATTTAGTTTTGATCTCTAATCACGCAAAAGTGTGTAGCTTATATGACTATACATTTCCATTAATAGCTATAAATGTAAACAGATTACAAATTTAAATAGATAATAAGGCTAGCCCCCTGGAAGTTTCTCACCGTGCCCGCTTTGAGAAGTGCTGCTCTACAGTATAGCAAATATATTTACTAAGTTACAAATATTCTGTAAACCTAACGACTGCTTTACTGCTCAGCACGATATATCATACAATGAATAGCCTGGCCATTTCTATAAAAAAGCACCTACATTTGTCAATGAAAGCTTACTAACATGCCTTTTATAAACCGTTTATTAAATTCACTTACAATAGCCTTACACGACCTTCAACAAAATTAACTTGACCAAGAACAAACTGCCGGCAAGGTCGGTCACTGAAaccacaaaaaagttaaatgctTGAATGGGAAACGCATCAATTTATGGAAACGGATTTTAATGCCAACTTAATGTAATACACTATTAAACATTACGTTTTGACATGAGAGTTAAAAGCAGGCAATAATGGAATTATGTCGGATTTTGACGCGTAAATCAACTGTGGTTTCACACCATGCGTTTGTCAAACATTTCTACAAGATTTAATCCTATTCGATGTAAGTTAATCCTGTACCTAAGTGGGAAGTTGAATATGAAAAACTAGATTGAAAAACAAACGATGAAACAAAGCTATAATACACCACGCGCAAAAAACCTGGAAAGGGGATATATGGACTACACTGTATCTGCCATAAATGAATGAATCCTTTTAAGATACATCTTTAGTTCACGGAAATGCGAGGTGCAAAAGCGTTTAGTACAGTTTGACTTCGGAAATGTCTTTAAGAAGTGTAGTTTGCAGACTAAATCTGGTAAAGGGTTGGCCAGTGATATAGAGAAGTAAATATGGTAAACTGAGGAAAACTTCCAAGGTATATCTACCACCTGCGGACTGCAATGTTCCCGAATTAAACGAAATGGTCTTTTCAGCTTCATTAGCGTACCAACAATTCATCGCAACGTGTACTGGTATTGATTTCTGGCAACCAAACCACTCCGAATAGCTTCTAAAATTGATATTTGTGTTATATCGCATGGAAATGATGTTCTGCGTTGCAAGATTAACAGAGATTTTCAGCACCAAAGCGTGATTGTGGATATTGTATCAATATCAGGAAATATGCGAACTCGAAAAAAG
Proteins encoded in this window:
- the LOC143445375 gene encoding uncharacterized protein LOC143445375 isoform X2 — protein: MITESYNREKRSSGDLRDSSSSLAKLPKLANDNFGEAIHKSTTETTMKRNHCYVTHMESSLRPSIVKSEDSEDSVENWLKARSDSAVALDQDFGDSLSMYDAWENVDNDSDDEDFNFVHNLQLSPSEKSFGQASVFESEGYGTDTSDISDAVTPSCTSPDLSKANESPKASVILKKISVVRPKIITIPQKLIVHPPKSNFACSKKCDASSGPGQTTKVCQVSVLKSIPCASAKVDTSSRKTVVVRVIKPNNNGFIKVRKTNKTMGSRLHMKMQLQRDKAILEEDRNLKKTIMANNSSSSMAKNFSTSAINFPSFKVTKPELPSQILKVDTELQNPTAYHVRATQLNQVKEYLSQSHDGSKYIARQMLAPPSSAPTGGTSDYHGSTPASPLARLNISTSADNLATDSSVTDIIDDIVSLESSYEDPTRFERPAATLPSISSSEMDRFTQHSSTKLPVIIRETTSSSCPVIKPEYTEEDLRLYAKDRIKKDNHNIIERRRRYNINDRIKELGQLVPKSIDPDVRWNKGSILKAAVDYILAFQQEQTRYKQIEIRNKQMEAINKKLLLRVQELETTLHQNGVNLPNDSSDKQQMVNTIFNNSTTVDATSFTTEEEIQLSNFPSNPISPPSVTSSVVMVTQQQGGMQSDTPTSSNLMTQQVAHQQYQSPQLLTVEGNVLGEQQHHLSPNPSYNQLAYSPHSSTTSPQAVANVPQTSTDQNVLGLMDMDLSQFTFNEPTSTDIQEGGFSALLQSDNANYEDVIMDDGTNYIKHDIFLSDATNPTTFANMN
- the LOC143445375 gene encoding transcription factor EB-like isoform X3, with product MGSRLHMKMQLQRDKAILEEDRNLKKTIMANNSSSSMAKNFSTSAINFPSFKVTKPELPSQILKVDTELQNPTAYHVRATQLNQVKEYLSQSHDGSKYIARQMLAPPSSAPTGGTSDYHGSTPASPLARLNISTSADNLATDSSVTDIIDDIVSLESSYEDPTRFERPAATLPSISSSEMDRFTQHSSTKLPVIIRETTSSSCPVIKPEYTEEDLRLYAKDRIKKDNHNIIERRRRYNINDRIKELGQLVPKSIDPDVRWNKGSILKAAVDYILAFQQEQTRYKQIEIRNKQMEAINKKLLLRVQELETTLHQNGVNLPNDSSDKQQMVNTIFNNSTTVDATSFTTEEEIQLSNFPSNPISPPSVTSSVVMVTQQQGGMQSDTPTSSNLMTQQVAHQQYQSPQLLTVEGNVLGEQQHHLSPNPSYNQLAYSPHSSTTSPQAVANVPQTSTDQNVLGTQGLMDMDLSQFTFNEPTSTDIQEGGFSALLQSDNANYEDVIMDDGTNYIKHDIFLSDATNPTTFANMN
- the LOC143445375 gene encoding uncharacterized protein LOC143445375 isoform X1; the protein is MITESYNREKRSSGDLRDSSSSLAKLPKLANDNFGEAIHKSTTETTMKRNHCYVTHMESSLRPSIVKSEDSEDSVENWLKARSDSAVALDQDFGDSLSMYDAWENVDNDSDDEDFNFVHNLQLSPSEKSFGQASVFESEGYGTDTSDISDAVTPSCTSPDLSKANESPKASVILKKISVVRPKIITIPQKLIVHPPKSNFACSKKCDASSGPGQTTKVCQVSVLKSIPCASAKVDTSSRKTVVVRVIKPNNNGFIKVRKTNKTMGSRLHMKMQLQRDKAILEEDRNLKKTIMANNSSSSMAKNFSTSAINFPSFKVTKPELPSQILKVDTELQNPTAYHVRATQLNQVKEYLSQSHDGSKYIARQMLAPPSSAPTGGTSDYHGSTPASPLARLNISTSADNLATDSSVTDIIDDIVSLESSYEDPTRFERPAATLPSISSSEMDRFTQHSSTKLPVIIRETTSSSCPVIKPEYTEEDLRLYAKDRIKKDNHNIIERRRRYNINDRIKELGQLVPKSIDPDVRWNKGSILKAAVDYILAFQQEQTRYKQIEIRNKQMEAINKKLLLRVQELETTLHQNGVNLPNDSSDKQQMVNTIFNNSTTVDATSFTTEEEIQLSNFPSNPISPPSVTSSVVMVTQQQGGMQSDTPTSSNLMTQQVAHQQYQSPQLLTVEGNVLGEQQHHLSPNPSYNQLAYSPHSSTTSPQAVANVPQTSTDQNVLGTQGLMDMDLSQFTFNEPTSTDIQEGGFSALLQSDNANYEDVIMDDGTNYIKHDIFLSDATNPTTFANMN